One genomic region from Nymphaea colorata isolate Beijing-Zhang1983 chromosome 12, ASM883128v2, whole genome shotgun sequence encodes:
- the LOC116266356 gene encoding chalcone synthase, with product MVSVEEIRRAQRAEGPATVLAIGTATPTNAVDQSTYPDYYFRITNSAHKTELKEKFKRICEKSMIKKRYMHLTEEIMKENPNICTYMAPSLDARQDMVVVEVPRLGKEAAAKAIKEWGQPKSKITHLIFCTTSGVDMPGADYQVTKLLGLRPSVKRVMMYQLGCFAGGTVLRMAKDLAENNRGARVLVICSEIAAVMFHGPSDAHHDNLIGQALFGDGAAAIIVGADPVLDMERPIFELVWTGQTILPDSHGAIEGHLREVGSTFHLLKAVPGLISKNIEKSLVEAFDPLGISDWNSLFWIAHPGGSAILDQVVEKLKLKTEKMRAARHVLSEYGNMSSACVLFVMDEMRRKSKEEGAATTGEGLEWGVLFGFGPGLTVETVVLHSVPISA from the exons ATGGTGAGCGTTGAGGAGATCCGGAGGGCACAGAGGGCCGAGGGTCCTGCCACCGTGCTCGCCATCGGAACCGCCACTCCGACCAATGCAGTCGACCAGAGCACGTACCCTGACTACTACTTCAGGATCACCAACAGCGCGCACAAGACCGAACTGAAGGAGAAGTTCAAGAGAATCT GTGAGAAATCAATGATAAAGAAGAGGTACATGCACTTGACGGAAGAGATAATGAAGGAAAACCCAAACATCTGCACCTACATGGCCCCATCACTGGACGCACGGCAAGacatggtggtggtggaggtgccCCGGCTGGGGAAGGAGGCTGCGGCCAAGGCCATCAAGGAATGGGGGCAGCCCAAGTCCAAGATCACCCACCTCATCTTCTGCACCACCAGCGGGGTGGACATGCCCGGTGCCGACTACCAAGTGACCAAGCTCCTGGGCCTGCGCCCCTCTGTCAAGCGGGTCATGATGTACCAGCTGGGCTGCTTCGCCGGCGGCACGGTCCTCCGCATGGCCAAGGACCTGGCGGAGAACAACAGGGGTGCTAGGGTGCTGGTCATATGCTCCGAGATCGCCGCTGTCATGTTCCACGGGCCGAGTGACGCCCACCACGACAACCTCATCGGTCAGGCGCTCTTTGGCGACGGAGCGGCTGCAATCATCGTTGGAGCAGACCCAGTCCTTGACATGGAGAGGCCCATTTTCGAGCTGGTCTGGACGGGGCAGACCATCCTGCCGGACAGCCATGGGGCTATAGAAGGGCACCTACGCGAAGTGGGCTCGACCTTCCACCTCCTCAAGGCCGTGCCCGGGCTCATATCGAAGAACATCGAGAAGAGCCTGGTCGAGGCGTTCGACCCGCTCGGCATCTCGGACTGGAACTCCTTGTTCTGGATCGCCCACCCCGGCGGTTCTGCCATCCTTGACCAGGTCGTGGAGAAGCTGAAGCTCAAGACCGAGAAGATGCGTGCTGCCAGGCACGTGTTGAGTGAGTACGGGAACATGTCCAGCGCCTGCGTGCTGTTCGTAATGGACGAGATGAGGAGGAAGTCGAAGGAGGAAGGGGCGGCCACCACCGGGGAAGGGCTCGAGTGGGGTGTTCTCTTTGGGTTCGGACCAGGGCTCACGGTCGAGACCGTCGTGCTGCACAGCGTGCCGATCAGCGCCTGA
- the LOC116266355 gene encoding chalcone synthase 6-4-like — translation MGSIAELPMAEKASGVATVMAIGTASPTQVVDQSTYADKYFKLTDSDHMVGLKDKFKRLCEKSMIKKRHVYMNEEIAEKNPNVRAYMAPSLDARHDVIIPEVPRLGKEAAVKAIAEWGQPASSITHLIFCATGGVDLPGADFHVSRMLGLQPSVKRYMLYQQGCFAGGTVLRLAKDLAENNKGARVLVINSELIALIAFRGPSLTHLDNLVGQAMFGDGAAALIVGADPVPTLEKPIFEISWTGQTILPECSTAIRAHLRESGMTFHLRPEVPALIAGGLDKILTEAFHPLGISDWNSIFWIPHPGGPAILDQVQETLRLKNERLSTTREVLSQHGNMSSASVLFILDEMRRKSKKEGLPTTGEGLDYGVLFGFGPGITVETVVLRSIPIDA, via the exons ATGGGGAGCATCGCCGAACTCCCAATGGCAGAGAAGGCCAGCGGTGTGGCAACGGTGATGGCCATCGGCACCGCGTCGCCGACGCAGGTGGTCGACCAAAGCACCTACGCCGACAAGTACTTCAAGCTCACCGACTCCGATCATATGGTCGGCCTCAAGGACAAGTTCAAGAGACTCT gTGAGAAATCGATGATCAAGAAGAGACACGTCTACATGAATGAAGAGATAGCGGAGAAGAACCCCAATGTTAGGGCCTACATGGCTCCCTCCCTGGATGCTCGTCACGATGTCATCATCCCGGAGGTGCCCCGGTTGGGGAAGGAGGCAGCTGTGAAGGCGATCGCCGAGTGGGGGCAGCCTGCCTCCAGCATCACCCACCTCATCTTTTGCGCCACCGGCGGCGTTGACCTTCCCGGCGCCGACTTCCATGTCTCCAGGATGCTGGGGCTGCAGCCCTCGGTCAAGCGTTACATGCTTTACCAGCAGGGCTGCTTTGCGGGGGGCACGGTGCTGCGGCTGGCGAAGGACCTAGCGGAGAACAACAAGGGTGCGAGGGTGCTGGTCATAAACTCCGAGCTCATCGCCCTCATCGCTTTCCGTGGACCCAGCCTCACTCACCTCGACAACCTGGTGGGTCAAGCCATGTTCGGCGATGGTGCTGCTGCGCTCATCGTGGGCGCTGACCCTGTCCCCACGCTCGAGAAACCCATCTTCGAGATCTCATGGACGGGGCAGACCATCCTGCCGGAGTGCAGCACTGCCATAAGGGCCCACCTGCGGGAGAGTGGGATGACCTTCCACCTTCGGCCGGAGGTGCCGGCGCTGATAGCAGGTGGCCTGGACAAGATCCTGACCGAGGCATTCCACCCGCTGGGCATCTCAGACTGGAACTCCATCTTCTGGATACCGCACCCAGGTGGCCCTGCCATCTTGGACCAGGTGCAGGAGACACTGAGGCTTAAGAACGAAAGGCTGAGCACCACGAGGGAGGTGCTGAGCCAGCACGGCAACATGTCCAGTGCCTCGGTGTTGTTCATCCTGGACGAGATGAGGAGGAAGTCGAAGAAGGAAGGGCTGCCCACCACCGGGGAAGGGCTCGACTACGGTGTCCTCTTTGGCTTCGGCCCCGGCATCACCGTGGAGACCGTCGTCCTACGCAGCATTCCCATCGACGCCTAG